One Tenebrio molitor chromosome 2, icTenMoli1.1, whole genome shotgun sequence genomic region harbors:
- the LOC138123280 gene encoding uncharacterized protein isoform X1 translates to MKTIERKVIVLGPQGAGKTSTVIRYVEKSQKVPRPTIGASFFSHKLLIDNITIKLQIWDTAGQERFNCLVPTYYRDANAALIVFDITSAQSFKSMQDWVLELTENVNNPMVLCVVGNKIDLAENRQVSRDKAIEYARSIGATYHECSALQDQDQGVEKVFDNVARELIKLYGTNVDLGTVTGTGQEEAVNLSNENKAGGNNTGESKCC, encoded by the exons GTGCGGGAAAAACAAGTACAGTAATCCGCTACGTCGAGAAATCCCAGAAGGTCCCCCGACCAACAATAGGGGCATCATTCTTCTCTCACAAACTTCTGATCGACAACATCACTATCAAACTCCAG ATATGGGACACGGCAGGCCAAGAGCGGTTCAACTGCCTGGTCCCCACGTACTACAGAGACGCCAACGCCGCTCTAATCGTCTTTGACATCACCTCAGCTCAAAGTTTTAAAAGCATGCAAGACTGGGTCTTGGAACTGACGGAAAACGTCAACAATCCGATGGTGCTGTGCGTGGTGGGCAACAAAATTGACTTGGCCGAAAACAGAcag GTGAGCAGAGACAAGGCCATCGAGTATGCGAGAAGCATAGGCGCCACCTATCATGAGTGCTCGGCCCTGCAGGATCAGGATCAG GGCGTCGAGAAAGTCTTCGACAACGTGGCTCGTGAATTGATCAAACTCTACGGGACCAATGTTGACTTGGGGACAGTTACAGGAACAGGACAAGAGGAGGCTGTCAATTTGAGCAACGAAAACAAAGCAGGCGGCAATAACACGGGCGAGTCCAAGTGTTGCTGA
- the LOC138123278 gene encoding 23 kDa integral membrane protein-like isoform X1 — protein sequence MISQRGRISVLALNITIALLGLGLFVLGVIWIETELEYERATQKQFIYVGAILMAIGLVLGITTTIGCYAAIAKKRFLLDLNAFLFLLLFLVYADYGIIAFQLNDKSSPYMKDFGKELSDIFDKPKEDWKRFFDYIQQKFQCCGVEGFQDYTRFRKRTHLKSCCADQESECAVPTYKRGCVEPFGDYIAQNFVVSGAVSFVIAILTLFASAFTYVVKKKQPSEEVLANDEL from the exons ATGATATCCCAACGTGGAAGAATCTCAGTTTTGGCGTTAAACATTACAATAGCG CTTCTGGGTCTTGGACTGTTCGTCTTGGGCGTCATTTGGATCGAGACAGAACTCGAATACGAAAGAGCCACTCAGAAGCAATTCATCTACGTGGGGGCCATCCTCATGGCCATCGGTCTAGTCCTGGGGATAACCACGACGATCGGGTGCTACGCAGCCATCGCCAAAAAGCGCTTCCTTCTAGATCTA AACGCCTTTCTCTTCTTGCTTCTCTTCCTAGTCTACGCCGATTATGGAATCATCGCCTTCCAACTCAACGACAAGTCGTCGCCGTACATGAAAGACTTCGGCAAAGAGCTGTCCGACATCTTCGACAAACCCAAAGAAGACTGGAAGAGATTCTTCGACTACATTCAACAAAAA TTTCAGTGTTGTGGAGTTGAGGGTTTCCAGGATTACACCAGGTTCCGGAAAAGAACTCATCTCAAGTCTTGCTGCGCGGATCAAGAGTCTGAATGTGCGGTGCCGACGTACAAGAGGGGGTGCGTCGAACCCTTTGGAGACTACATAGCGCAAAATTTTGTGGTGTCGGGGGCAGTGTCCTTCGTCATCGCTATTTTGACA TTGTTCGCGTCTGCGTTTACATATGTGGTCAAGAAGAAACAACCATCGGAGGAGGTCTTGGCAAATGATGAACTCTAA
- the LOC138123278 gene encoding 23 kDa integral membrane protein-like isoform X2, whose protein sequence is MISQRGRISVLALNITIALLGLGLFVLGVIWIETELEYERATQKQFIYVGAILMAIGLVLGITTTIGCYAAIAKKRFLLDLNAFLFLLLFLVYADYGIIAFQLNDKSSPYMKDFGKELSDIFDKPKEDWKRFFDYIQQKCCGVEGFQDYTRFRKRTHLKSCCADQESECAVPTYKRGCVEPFGDYIAQNFVVSGAVSFVIAILTLFASAFTYVVKKKQPSEEVLANDEL, encoded by the exons ATGATATCCCAACGTGGAAGAATCTCAGTTTTGGCGTTAAACATTACAATAGCG CTTCTGGGTCTTGGACTGTTCGTCTTGGGCGTCATTTGGATCGAGACAGAACTCGAATACGAAAGAGCCACTCAGAAGCAATTCATCTACGTGGGGGCCATCCTCATGGCCATCGGTCTAGTCCTGGGGATAACCACGACGATCGGGTGCTACGCAGCCATCGCCAAAAAGCGCTTCCTTCTAGATCTA AACGCCTTTCTCTTCTTGCTTCTCTTCCTAGTCTACGCCGATTATGGAATCATCGCCTTCCAACTCAACGACAAGTCGTCGCCGTACATGAAAGACTTCGGCAAAGAGCTGTCCGACATCTTCGACAAACCCAAAGAAGACTGGAAGAGATTCTTCGACTACATTCAACAAAAA TGTTGTGGAGTTGAGGGTTTCCAGGATTACACCAGGTTCCGGAAAAGAACTCATCTCAAGTCTTGCTGCGCGGATCAAGAGTCTGAATGTGCGGTGCCGACGTACAAGAGGGGGTGCGTCGAACCCTTTGGAGACTACATAGCGCAAAATTTTGTGGTGTCGGGGGCAGTGTCCTTCGTCATCGCTATTTTGACA TTGTTCGCGTCTGCGTTTACATATGTGGTCAAGAAGAAACAACCATCGGAGGAGGTCTTGGCAAATGATGAACTCTAA
- the LOC138123280 gene encoding uncharacterized protein isoform X2 has protein sequence MKTIERKVIVLGPQGAGKTSTVIRYVEKSQKVPRPTIGASFFSHKLLIDNITIKLQIWDTAGQERFNCLVPTYYRDANAALIVFDITSAQSFKSMQDWVLELTENVNNPMVLCVVGNKIDLAENRQVSRDKAIEYARSIGATYHECSALQDQGVEKVFDNVARELIKLYGTNVDLGTVTGTGQEEAVNLSNENKAGGNNTGESKCC, from the exons GTGCGGGAAAAACAAGTACAGTAATCCGCTACGTCGAGAAATCCCAGAAGGTCCCCCGACCAACAATAGGGGCATCATTCTTCTCTCACAAACTTCTGATCGACAACATCACTATCAAACTCCAG ATATGGGACACGGCAGGCCAAGAGCGGTTCAACTGCCTGGTCCCCACGTACTACAGAGACGCCAACGCCGCTCTAATCGTCTTTGACATCACCTCAGCTCAAAGTTTTAAAAGCATGCAAGACTGGGTCTTGGAACTGACGGAAAACGTCAACAATCCGATGGTGCTGTGCGTGGTGGGCAACAAAATTGACTTGGCCGAAAACAGAcag GTGAGCAGAGACAAGGCCATCGAGTATGCGAGAAGCATAGGCGCCACCTATCATGAGTGCTCGGCCCTGCAGGATCAGG GCGTCGAGAAAGTCTTCGACAACGTGGCTCGTGAATTGATCAAACTCTACGGGACCAATGTTGACTTGGGGACAGTTACAGGAACAGGACAAGAGGAGGCTGTCAATTTGAGCAACGAAAACAAAGCAGGCGGCAATAACACGGGCGAGTCCAAGTGTTGCTGA